Part of the Methanothermobacter sp. MT-2 genome is shown below.
TACAGGGAAGCCATAAACTCCCACCTCCAAGGTTCCTGGAAATTCAAAAAAGAATGGATCAAAGAACTCCAAAAAGTATTCAACAGAGGATTCGACCAAGGATTCTACTTCAAACAACCAAAACAAGGACCCCCACAAAACAGGGCAAAATATATTAAAAAAGACATCGGCCAAGTCCTAAATTATTACAGGAAGGCCAAAGCAGCCGAGATAAAACTCTGGGATGAACTCAAAATAGGAGACGAGATAATAATCCAAGGCAAAACAACAGGATCTTTAACCCAGAAGGTCAAATCCCTCCAAATAAATAAAAAGAACGTTAAAAGAGCCGATAAATGCAGAGTCGGGGTTAAAGTAACAGGGAGGGTGAGACCCGGCGACCTCGTATATAAAAGGGTTGAAAAAGAGAATCCGATAAAAGACTATTAGGTGGTGCATAATATTGATAAAAGTAAAAGATGCGATGCAAAAAAATGTTATAACAATCAGAGATGACATGAAAATAGAAGAAGCCGCCAGGATATTAAGAGAAAACAGGATAAGCGGCGCCCCAGTACTGGACAAAAACAATAAACTAGTCGGCATATTAAGTGAAGGGGACATCATAAGACTCCTAGAGGTCCACTCACCCAAATTAAACCTTATACTACCCTCACCACTAGACCTCATAGAACTCCCCATCAGGATGAAACATGAATATGACGAGATAGTAAAAGGACTAAAAAAAGCAGCGCTCATATCAGTCGATGAAATAATGACCCGAAAACCTATCACAATAAAACCCAGCCAATCAGTATCAGACGCCGCCGAACTCATGGACCAACACAAAATAAAAAGATTACCGGTAGTAAACGAAAAAGGCGACCTCATAGGCATCATTACAAGAGGTGATATCATAGGAGCACTAGTAAAATCATAGACTGGGAGGCCACCATTAGATGACAAAAAAGATAGCAATATATGGAAAAGGAGGTATCGGCAAATCAACCATAGTCGCTAACATAGCAGCCTCCTACTCCCCTGAATATAATGTGCTAGTTATAGGCTGCGACCCCAAAGCCGACACCACAAGAACATTATATGGCTCCCGGATACCCACAATACTATCTATTTTAAGGGAAAATAAAAAACCACACCCTAATGAAGTTGTATACAAAGGTTATAAAAATGTTTCATGTGTTGAAAGTGGGGGACCCGAACCAGGAGTTGGCTGCGCCGGCCGTGGAGTTATAGTTGCAATGAACCTCCTTGAAAGACTTGGAGTATTTGAAGAATCCTTCGATATAATAATATATGATGTGCTAGGCGATGTTGTATGCGGAGGTTTCGCAGTACCATTAAGGGAAGAATTCGCAGATGAAGTCTATATTGTAACCTCAGGAGAGTACATGTCACTTTACGCGGCTAATAATATTGCTAAGGGTATAAAGAAGCTTAACAGCAAACTTGGGGGTATAATCTGCAATTGTAAAGGTATCAAGAATGAGGTCAAGATTGTGGAATCCTTCGCAGATAGAATAGGATCAAAGGTTATAGGGGTTATCCCAAGAAGCGAACTCGTACCCAAAAGCGAAATCGAAGCAAAGACTGTTATAGAAAAATTCCCAGATTCAAAACAGGCCATGGTATACCAGGAACTTGCAGGGAAAATCTATGAAAATAAGGACTTCACCATACCCGAGCCACTTAGCATAGATGAATTCGAAGGATTCTTCAAGGATCTCAAAAAAAAGTTTAGAGGTTTAAATCTTTAAGGAACATGATCTCAGCACCCAACTCTCCCATCACATTCAAAACTGCGTTTTTAGCAGCTTCTATATCCTTATAATAGTGTAGATGAGATTTGCAGTTACAATCAGAACATCCGAAACCCTCTATAGACCCCGGGTTCTCTAGGGCCTTTGAGATCAGACATTCTAGACGCCTTTCATCTGCTGTGAATATCACATCC
Proteins encoded:
- a CDS encoding CBS domain containing protein, with translation MIKVKDAMQKNVITIRDDMKIEEAARILRENRISGAPVLDKNNKLVGILSEGDIIRLLEVHSPKLNLILPSPLDLIELPIRMKHEYDEIVKGLKKAALISVDEIMTRKPITIKPSQSVSDAAELMDQHKIKRLPVVNEKGDLIGIITRGDIIGALVKS
- a CDS encoding nitrogenase iron protein, yielding MTKKIAIYGKGGIGKSTIVANIAASYSPEYNVLVIGCDPKADTTRTLYGSRIPTILSILRENKKPHPNEVVYKGYKNVSCVESGGPEPGVGCAGRGVIVAMNLLERLGVFEESFDIIIYDVLGDVVCGGFAVPLREEFADEVYIVTSGEYMSLYAANNIAKGIKKLNSKLGGIICNCKGIKNEVKIVESFADRIGSKVIGVIPRSELVPKSEIEAKTVIEKFPDSKQAMVYQELAGKIYENKDFTIPEPLSIDEFEGFFKDLKKKFRGLNL